The Falsibacillus pallidus genome has a window encoding:
- a CDS encoding DUF6470 family protein, whose translation MNIPQIRIQSQSAKIAMETSAPVQTIEQPHAQMQLHQENAHITMETIKPRLTIDQSQAWADMNLKSVFRMNAEAAQRSEQEWFQEMAESSQEGDELMMIEHGGNVMAAQAERHGELPTYDFNIGYIPSNFSVKVHFEPGRLYMDVTPQKVVNNTQVRKPYIDSQRGHVSIGMRQQANLQIDFVNLQV comes from the coding sequence ATGAACATACCCCAAATCAGAATACAATCGCAATCAGCCAAAATCGCCATGGAAACGAGTGCGCCTGTCCAGACGATTGAACAGCCTCATGCACAGATGCAGCTTCACCAGGAGAATGCCCATATTACTATGGAAACAATAAAGCCGAGGCTGACAATCGATCAGTCGCAGGCATGGGCTGATATGAACCTGAAAAGTGTTTTTCGGATGAATGCTGAAGCGGCCCAGCGGAGCGAGCAGGAGTGGTTCCAGGAGATGGCGGAAAGTTCACAGGAAGGGGACGAGCTGATGATGATTGAACATGGTGGAAATGTTATGGCCGCACAGGCAGAACGACACGGCGAACTTCCAACCTATGATTTTAATATCGGCTACATTCCTTCTAATTTTTCAGTGAAAGTCCATTTTGAACCCGGACGACTATACATGGACGTTACCCCGCAAAAGGTTGTGAATAATACTCAAGTACGCAAGCCATACATCGATTCTCAGCGTGGACATGTTTCCATCGGTATGAGGCAGCAGGCAAATCTGCAGATTGATTTTGTAAACCTTCAAGTATAA
- a CDS encoding flagellar hook-associated protein 2, which yields MRLSGLASGMDIDQMVKDLMKAEKMPLDKMTQKKQYMEWQRDDYREVNKSLFDFNNLIFDGVMKQSTYVQKTINSSNESVASIRNLSSTSDFSGSLNVTSLASAATMHSKSKIQYNAAAIDPTKKLSDYGITGTQTIKIDAIGTDGKLDTSSKSLSFDPTQETLNSVIDKINKQFGITMFYDSATQNVALTSKNTGDAKDAANTDVAEISLTETAGTFLTGFLQLDSDNKTAETNGEGTLGTDAAFTYNGLTTTRSTNTFNINGVEFTVKNLGSTTFSSSPDVDKILDSITKFVDEYNKLIENVNGQLDEKRYRDYQPLTSDQREAMSDKEAELWDEKAKSGTLRGDSVLSSGLNQMRNDFYSPVSGITGFDQLAKIGITTSSNFMDKGKLVINPDKLKEAISSDPNGIYQLFAKDGTTTADKGIARRLRDTIQKTMDGIDQKAGKASSTNNTFTIGRDLNSLNDQIDRFNDRLSQVEDRYYRQFTAMEQAIQKSNQQATYLMQQFGGGQ from the coding sequence ATGCGACTCAGCGGGTTGGCAAGCGGCATGGATATTGATCAAATGGTCAAAGATTTAATGAAAGCTGAAAAAATGCCGCTTGATAAAATGACTCAAAAAAAGCAGTATATGGAATGGCAGCGGGATGATTACCGGGAAGTAAATAAATCTCTATTTGATTTCAATAATCTTATTTTTGATGGAGTTATGAAGCAGAGCACCTATGTTCAAAAAACAATCAATTCCTCAAATGAGAGTGTCGCTTCAATTCGAAATCTAAGTTCCACATCTGACTTTTCAGGATCCTTAAATGTTACTTCACTCGCAAGTGCTGCTACTATGCACAGTAAAAGTAAAATACAATATAATGCTGCTGCTATTGACCCAACTAAAAAACTAAGCGACTACGGCATTACTGGGACACAAACCATTAAGATAGATGCGATTGGTACTGACGGCAAACTTGATACCTCAAGTAAGTCCCTTAGTTTTGATCCGACACAGGAAACGTTAAACAGCGTAATCGATAAAATCAATAAACAGTTCGGTATAACGATGTTCTATGATAGTGCTACTCAAAATGTGGCGTTGACATCTAAAAATACTGGAGATGCTAAAGATGCAGCTAATACGGATGTTGCCGAAATATCCTTAACAGAAACTGCAGGGACTTTTTTAACAGGCTTCTTACAGTTAGACAGCGATAATAAAACCGCAGAAACGAATGGGGAAGGAACATTAGGAACAGATGCTGCCTTTACATATAATGGTCTAACAACAACCCGTTCTACAAATACTTTTAACATCAATGGAGTCGAGTTTACGGTGAAAAATTTAGGCTCTACCACATTTTCCTCATCACCTGATGTTGATAAAATACTAGACTCGATTACGAAGTTTGTGGACGAATACAACAAGCTGATTGAAAACGTGAACGGGCAACTGGATGAAAAGCGCTACCGTGACTATCAGCCTCTAACCTCTGATCAAAGAGAAGCGATGTCTGATAAAGAAGCAGAGCTATGGGATGAGAAGGCTAAAAGCGGAACGCTAAGAGGTGACTCTGTTCTTTCCAGTGGGTTGAACCAAATGCGCAACGATTTTTACTCTCCTGTCAGCGGTATTACTGGATTTGATCAGCTTGCAAAAATCGGGATTACAACCTCCAGTAATTTTATGGATAAAGGGAAACTGGTTATTAATCCAGATAAATTGAAAGAGGCTATTTCGAGTGACCCTAATGGAATTTATCAGCTGTTTGCGAAAGATGGCACAACTACTGCTGATAAAGGAATTGCACGACGCTTGCGTGATACCATTCAAAAAACAATGGATGGTATTGATCAAAAAGCAGGGAAGGCATCCAGTACAAATAATACCTTTACCATTGGAAGAGATCTGAACAGTCTGAATGATCAAATTGACCGTTTCAATGATCGCCTTTCACAAGTTGAAGACCGCTACTACCGCCAGTTCACTGCAATGGAGCAGGCAATTCAAAAATCGAACCAGCAGGCTACATACCTGATGCAGCAGTTCGGCGGCGGACAGTAA
- the flaG gene encoding flagellar protein FlaG, giving the protein MIERVQGQTPTLLSNSGTVQKESTESKSSELVQSQKQEEKQQEVTKEKLEKVINSMNDFVSASNTHLKFEFHDKLKEYYVTIIDDKTQEVVKEIPSKKMLDMYAAMTEFLGLMVDKKI; this is encoded by the coding sequence ATGATTGAACGGGTGCAAGGGCAAACGCCTACTTTACTATCTAATTCAGGAACAGTTCAAAAAGAGTCTACAGAATCTAAGTCATCCGAACTAGTTCAATCACAAAAGCAAGAAGAAAAGCAGCAGGAAGTAACAAAAGAAAAGCTGGAAAAGGTCATCAACAGCATGAATGACTTTGTGTCAGCATCTAATACGCATTTGAAATTTGAGTTTCATGATAAATTGAAAGAATACTATGTGACGATCATCGATGATAAGACGCAGGAAGTAGTAAAGGAAATCCCATCAAAAAAAATGCTGGATATGTATGCAGCGATGACGGAATTTCTTGGTTTGATGGTAGATAAAAAGATATAA
- a CDS encoding flagellin has protein sequence MQINHNIAALNTYNRLNAASNAQSRSMEKLSSGMRINRAGDDAAGLAISEKMRGQIRGLDQASANAQDGISMIQTAEGALNETHSILQRMRELSVQASNDTNTSTDRDAIQKEMDQLTSEIDRIGNTTQFNNKNLLDGSQSQSVTLDSANTKVLKAEVLTSTDTGTYSLQVASKSTTAANLAANGTGVTSADITINDTGFDVNQSYSIKVEDGTSGGGLKKLTFMAEDGTVIDTQDDVDVSNAVSLDAAGATTLGIGAGKITGNGTMKFDVGIKADYTVTNTSTNEATTKTVTTTDGTVNVGAFQLTVDKTLTAATDATAFKVSGEAVQLQIGANEDQNMRVAIRDMRAQNLGVDNIDVSSYANAKAAITTIDKAIKTVSEERSKLGAYQNRLDHTINNLGTSSENLTAAESRIRDVDMAKEMMNQTKNSILSQAAQAMLAQANQQPQGVLQLLR, from the coding sequence ATGCAAATCAATCATAATATTGCTGCATTAAATACTTACAACAGATTGAACGCAGCTTCTAACGCCCAATCTAGATCTATGGAAAAATTATCTTCAGGTATGCGTATCAACCGTGCTGGAGATGATGCTGCAGGTCTAGCAATTTCTGAAAAAATGCGCGGTCAAATTCGTGGTTTAGATCAAGCTTCAGCAAACGCACAAGATGGAATTTCTATGATTCAAACTGCTGAAGGCGCTTTGAATGAAACACATAGTATTCTACAACGTATGCGTGAACTTTCCGTTCAGGCTTCAAACGATACAAACACTAGCACTGACCGTGATGCTATTCAAAAGGAAATGGACCAGTTAACTAGTGAGATTGACCGTATAGGTAATACTACGCAATTTAATAATAAGAATTTATTAGATGGTTCTCAATCTCAAAGTGTGACTTTGGACTCGGCGAATACGAAAGTATTAAAGGCTGAAGTATTAACAAGTACAGATACAGGGACATATTCACTTCAAGTTGCTTCAAAGAGTACTACAGCAGCAAACTTGGCTGCAAATGGAACTGGTGTTACTAGCGCTGACATCACAATTAATGATACTGGTTTCGATGTAAACCAATCATATTCAATTAAGGTAGAAGATGGTACTTCGGGTGGCGGATTAAAGAAGTTAACTTTCATGGCAGAAGACGGAACAGTTATTGATACGCAAGATGATGTAGATGTATCAAATGCAGTTTCTTTAGATGCAGCCGGTGCAACAACATTAGGAATTGGTGCTGGTAAAATTACTGGTAACGGTACTATGAAGTTCGATGTTGGTATTAAGGCTGATTATACTGTAACAAATACGTCAACAAATGAAGCGACAACTAAGACTGTTACAACGACTGATGGAACAGTTAATGTAGGAGCCTTCCAATTAACAGTTGATAAAACTTTAACTGCTGCTACTGATGCTACTGCCTTTAAAGTGAGTGGTGAAGCTGTTCAATTGCAAATTGGTGCAAATGAAGACCAAAATATGAGAGTTGCTATAAGAGATATGCGCGCACAGAATTTAGGTGTGGATAATATTGATGTCTCTTCCTATGCAAATGCCAAGGCTGCAATTACAACTATTGACAAAGCTATTAAAACCGTATCGGAAGAACGTTCAAAATTAGGTGCATACCAAAACCGTTTAGACCATACTATCAACAACCTAGGTACATCTTCTGAAAACTTAACAGCTGCTGAATCTCGTATTCGTGACGTAGATATGGCGAAAGAAATGATGAATCAAACTAAGAACTCTATCCTTTCTCAAGCTGCACAAGCAATGTTGGCTCAAGCTAACCAACAGCCACAAGGTGTTCTTCAGTTGTTACGTTAA
- the fliW gene encoding flagellar assembly protein FliW: MSISTKYHGEMEVAQEEIWHFDSGIPGFLNEKTFVLLPLEDNPLFQILQSTENKNLAFVLTNPFYFNKNYDFKIDEGTLEQLSLQNEKDVAAMVIVTVKDPFEKSTANLQAPVIFNLSNQKAKQMILTQTEYKTREFIFQQLPASKG; the protein is encoded by the coding sequence ATGAGTATCAGTACAAAATATCACGGAGAAATGGAAGTTGCCCAAGAAGAGATTTGGCATTTTGACAGTGGGATTCCGGGCTTCTTAAATGAAAAGACATTCGTTCTTCTTCCATTAGAAGACAATCCTCTTTTTCAAATTCTTCAATCCACTGAAAACAAGAACTTGGCATTCGTTTTAACCAATCCATTTTATTTTAATAAAAACTATGATTTTAAAATTGACGAGGGTACTCTTGAACAGCTGTCGCTTCAAAATGAAAAAGATGTTGCCGCTATGGTGATCGTGACGGTTAAAGATCCTTTCGAAAAGAGCACTGCCAACCTTCAAGCACCGGTCATCTTCAATCTATCAAACCAAAAAGCGAAGCAGATGATTCTCACACAGACGGAATACAAGACGCGAGAATTTATCTTTCAACAGCTTCCAGCTTCGAAGGGGTGA
- the csrA gene encoding carbon storage regulator CsrA: MLVLTRKNGESIQIGDDIEITVIGIKGDQVKIGINAPKHIEVHRKEIYLEIGQENEQASTGLANLLNILPKKEK, from the coding sequence ATGCTAGTTTTGACGAGAAAAAACGGTGAAAGCATTCAAATCGGGGATGACATTGAAATTACGGTGATTGGAATCAAAGGTGATCAAGTGAAAATCGGCATCAATGCCCCCAAACACATAGAAGTGCATAGGAAAGAAATCTACTTAGAGATCGGTCAGGAAAACGAGCAGGCGTCCACTGGGCTGGCCAATCTACTAAACATTTTGCCGAAAAAAGAAAAATAA